In Lolium rigidum isolate FL_2022 chromosome 7, APGP_CSIRO_Lrig_0.1, whole genome shotgun sequence, the DNA window CTCAGGTAACCAAATGGACTGAAATTACTgcaccgatgcgagccaaggagaggcaaggcaaccaaacgcgcccataTGTAAGTTGTTTCGTTGCCTGTGCTCACCCGAGGTTGTGCCAACAACACAGCGGCGGCGCCGCCTAGTGCGCCAACAATTGTTACGAATTTGTAGTCGCTGTCCTTGGCCACGAGCAGCAGGTGGCATGCCACCTCGCCTTCACGAGAAacgcggccgcgccgccacacGCTCGCCCGAATGCACACCAGCGACATGGCCACACTGTTGCGCTCGCCCACAGTTTGCATGAATTTGCGGCCTTCGTCGCGCGTCTACGACTTCGACAACACCTACTAGACGTCGCAAGGTGGCCAGCGAGCGTCCTCTTCCTTTTCCGCTTctgcatcttcctcttcctcgtcttcttcttcaatgTCATGTACAAGTGTACAGAGCTACACATATATTTCACAACTTCCATCCACTAAATCGAAAAATTTGCAACACCAAAGTTGTGGCAAACAACAATATCAAGGTAAATTTTGAAAGGAAATTACGAACAGTTGATCGCGtgtgacaaatgtgaagaaattCGTCCGAAAATGCTCCAAGTTTGATCAGGAAAACGAGAAGATACAATCCACGAACTCGGTGCCGATGGACAGAACTAAACCCTATCGGCGACGCACATCTTTTTGTGTAGAACTGGTCTTGATTTGAAGGAAGCTTGTGCTAATCAATAGTGGGTAGGATGAACAAGTTTTGAGGAGAGAGAACTTAACAGTTGCATGAGAAGGTGGAACCGTGTGATCGCTCTGGCCTGCCCTGATGAAAACGATCCATTCGGacgttcttcttttgctggttcTGCGACGTTTTAATGTTCATGCTTGTGTAAAAGAGGCATGCAAGCAACCAATCACCATGTTTTCCTCTAGACCTGGCCTGCCCTGATCAACTGTAGGCTACCAAACGCTTAATGTGAGTATGTGTGTACGTATGTTCTAGAACAAGGAAAAGCCAAATGCCGCGTTGTTCATTCTACATGCTCCGATCCTTCCCACAACAAACAACACTAACCGTTGTGTTATGTATTAAATAAAATAGAGTCTGTGTGTGCATATTTATAATTTGAGATTTGGACGCGTGTGTAACTATAAGATACTAACATTTCTCGCAGAAGAGGAAGGAGCTGTAACCTGTAAGCTCGTGTTGTTTGTGCAGCTACTTGTCTTCGACGCTCCGTTCCGAGTcatttttctttttaaaaaatgGGAAGGTGGTGCATGCCAAGACAATTTGGGTGACTTTGGTTCTAGCTAGCTAGAGTTGCGCGGAGAATGGATCGTGCATTCAGATTTGCATCGCCATGATGTGATGGCTGTCGTTACTGCTCCCTCCATCCCATAAAATCATCTTAGATTTagttaaatttgaatgtatctacttTCTCCGGTTGTATTTAATCGCGGCGGGATTAGTTCTGAACATGTACGTAGACAGTGTAGTGGCCGCGTTCGATTAAATCAGATTAGAGGTAGTAGATAACTAAATAATTTTTCCATGCATTCAATTTCGATAAATATAAGCAATTTTGATGGAGCGGACAGAGTATAATAATTGAAAAACAATGGAACGCGGCTGTTGGGTATGTCATTTGGCATGATTTAATTTGATTTTTTTCCTCTTAGAACATACACCTTCCAATGAGATGAGATGAGATCCCCAACAACAGTACTAGTAGTGTGTAGAAAAATGAGTCGGGTGTCGGCATGTAGGAAAACACCAAGCATCTCTAACAATAATAAACTAGCAGTAGTATATTTCTCACGTCAATTCCTTGTCCACAACATCATTCGACGGAGCACCACACCATTTCTTTTTGCACACACACAAGCGAGAACCCGCACCCACCGGCGATACGTGTACGTCTTCCACAGGCAGGTGGGCCCCACGCCACACATGGGCTGCCTACCCCGGAGCCCACCGACCCACCCACCTAGCCGTGCCTGGCCCGGCAAGGAATCTCCCACCACCGCCGCGACCCCCGTCCAAAACAACACCCGGGCCCACATGTTGGCCGGGCCCCGCCACTGCCCACCTGTCCGGCGGGACCCGCTGCCGCCCCGACCGCTGGACATGCGCCTACGCGCCACCATTTAAAATCCTCCCATTCCCACCCGTCTGATAGACTCCCGGCAACCACCCCTTTATAAAGGAACACAACACCAAAGGCACACCACATCTCGCCACACCAATTTCATCCTCATCTTCACATCCTTTTCCTCTTCGTTCGACCACCGGCGTTATCTCTTCCAAATCCATGGAGCTCGACTGCGCCACCGAGCTCCGCCTCGGCCCTCcaggaagcagcagcagcagcgccaccAGCTGCAGCGGCGACACCAAGAGGCCGTCGGCCAAGCGCACTCTCGACGACAGCCGCAGCGAGGCCTCGGGGACCGGCCCGGCCGCCGTGGACGACGACCAGGACACCACCACACCCGCCAAGTAAGCTTCCACACACGTAGAAACACTCCTGAACCTGAAGAGATCTGTGATACTCCATGAGATGGTTAAACTGACCATGGTTAACTGTTCTCAGGGCACAAGTTGTCGGGTGGCCTCCGGTGAGGGCGTACAGGAAGAACACcttccaggcggcggcggcagccaagAAGGCTGACCAGCTGTTCGTGAAGGTCAGCATGGATGGGGCGCCGTACCTCAGGAAGGTCGACCTCGGGCTGTACAAGGGCTACAGGGAGCTCAGAGACGCGCTGGACGTGCTCTTCACCGCCAAGCCCTTCCCCGCCTCCGGCGCCGCCGACCAGCTCGCCGTCGCCTACGAGGACAAGGACGGAGATCTCATGCTCGTCGGAGACGTGCCCTGGGAGTAAGTACCATATTTACCCCATCATCTGATCATAAGATTTTAGTTAATTCTTCAGAAACTGCTGGTTTCGTGTACATGGACAAGCGCCTAATTATGAGTTCCCTCTGCAGCATGTTCATCTCTTCCTGCAAGAAGCTGAGGATAATGAAGGGGTCCGAGGCCAGGTGATCATGATCAAGGGACAAGCTAGCAGAGGCTCTGCGACACATGGGAAAGGATCAACGATCGGGAACCATGGCTGTACAGAGAGGTTCAGCAGTGCCTGTGCTTGCATCCAAGAGGCTGAAACATCTAAGAAAAATATGTGTATATAGTCCCATCTTTTCCATCTTCTTTCAGTATGGGGAGTTTTTGTATGAGCCAAGgccgagaaaagaataaaaagaaaaacaagaggAATTTGACTTGAGTTTGCTCATTTCTCTATCCAAAAGATTCTCTCTGTTTCCTGCGTGCTCATACAATGGAACTGTGGGCAGCAGTATTGTTTTGTAAGATCTGAGTGGCTACCATCCCTGCACCCATCACATTTTGATGTAGTACTAGTTTCTTTTTGGTTACTATTTCTCTCTATTGATTCCTACTGCTCTTCATCAGATCTGAAAGAAACATCTCCACAGTTTCATTTTAGATCGAATTCTGGCCGCACCAAAGTCGCTGAAAATACGGAGACCCCAAACCCTGAACCTTACAATCTATTCACTGAAAATGAATCAGAATTCAGGAAACTTTACCCAAAATTTAAATGATGATTCTTTAGAGAAAGCCTGAATATTTTGGGGGCAGCCAAAATTCAGTGAAATGCTAAACCCTCCTATAAGAGAATCAAAGGATATCGTTGCCCAAACCCATCAAACAGAAATCAATCATCAGAAGCATATCCTTTGTATTTCCATGAAGTTATCGCTACTAAAAAATACATAAACACTTCTTTCATCAAGGGAAAGGAAAAACAAACACCACTGAAAGAACAATCAAACATGCAAACCTCCAATAAAGATAAGGTACCTGCCTGCCTGTCTACTGCCAAACAGAGGAGGGGCATGAACCAACCAACCAACAAACGAACAGAACCTCACTGGAAGAATCCAAACCGCACAGAAACCCACGCATGCTGTCTCAGGGGAACAATTCATGTGCAGAGCTGCAGACAGTGGTGTGATAAGTAGTAGTCTGTACTAGCAGACAGTCGATGGATGATTCAGAGGACATATGATGATGCTGTATATGGTTGGTGCCCACCTTCCAGGAATACGCCTGCACCCAGAATAACGCTGCCCGATGAAATATCCCAGCGTAACGACAGCCGACAGCTGCTACCATCAGGATTCAGAAGTTAATATAACGTGATCACTGAATCAGTCTTGGGATGTAATTAATAGTGGTATTGTTGTTCTGTGTAAACAAGGGAATGTAGGAAAAATAATCAGTTAAATTTGGAGGTAAAAGTGTTTGCTAATCTGCTATGATATCATCAGGATCCGTAAGTTAATATAACCTGATTACTGAATTAGTCTTGGGATGCAATGGTGAATAGTTGATGTGTGTCAGTTAGGTttacagtcatcattagaagtatGGCCAACTAGTTCAAATCTTAACAGAGGTTGAGCTACTAGTGATATCTTCAGAACTGGAATATGGCCAACTAGTTCAAATTTTAGCAGAGGTTTAGTAACTAGTGATGCCTTCAGAACTGGAAGCATGACAAACTAGTTCACATCTTAGAAGAGGTTCAGCAACTAGCTATGCCTTCAGAACGCACAGGGTAATTGAACATAATGCTAAGCTCACGGTAACATCATTTGATGAGGGCAAAGAAAACAGAGCTGAATGGCGATTAAACCATTAGTCCAAACTATTTTGAcaaataactactccctccgtacctttttaattgactcggatttagtacaaatttgtactaaattcgagtcaattaaaaaagaacggagggagtattactgaAGCATTTTGAACGCAAAAGGACACTTAAGAGGAAGATTTCGCTTCATATGTATCAGGCAGTTACCTCATAACACAAGGCAAGGTTGTGGAGTCTTTGTAGAGTCGATGGGTCAGTCAGAGGACATATGATGATGCTGTATATGGCTGGTGCCCACCTTCCAGGAATTCCCCTGCACCCAGATTATAACGCTGCCGAATGAAAAATCTTAACATAACGACAGTCGACGACTGCTACCATATTATTAGGATTCAGTAAGTAATATAACGTGATATCTGAATCAATCTTGGGATGCAATGGTGAATTAGTTGATGTGTGTAGTAAACAAGGGAAACAAAATGAAAAAGGAACACGCGATGGTAAACACAAGTTTAGTTATAAATTGTTTGCTTGATACTAGATATTAggacctgttttttttttttacaagagATGATCTAGTGTTAACCAACAACGTAAGTAGCATGAATCCATATGTTAAGGAGAGATCAGCAAACATGAGGAAGAACTCGTTGTGAGGTAGGTCATGATTGGAATTATAGCCAACTAGTTCACATCTTAGACAAGGGTCGGCAACTAGTGATGCCTTCAGATTTCATAGATTGATCTTCGCAGGGTAATTGAACAGAATGATATGAGCATAAATCATTAGGAACAAAAAAGACAGAGCTGAATGAGGAATAAAAAAAGGAGCAATTACTATTAAAGTACTAACTGCTGCTGCGCGTTGGCTTTCTCAGAGAACATCAGGAAATTTATTCTTAAATAAATACTCCCTCCCTCCCACAAAACATGTCGATggtttatcaaaatttggatgtataatTCTGATAAACCTTCGACATGTttcatgacatggagggagtagatTGTAGTACATCGTAAGCATGTTGATCAGATAGCATGGAGGCTATCTTCCTCTCTGTGGATTCAAGTGAAATGAGCTTGTCGATCAGGTAACACATTCTCCGATGAGACGGTGAGCATATATAGCTGCTGGCTACACTGTCCAATTTATCCATAGGTACCTGATATCGCCCAGATAAAACCCTGATTACCAGAGAATACAACGAATTCGACCTAGAACTTACTGCAGGATATAACTCTCGAGTCCCGGCATCAGATATTCAGTAAGAGCACAAGGAAGAATCGGAGTTCGGAGCACAACCTGATGCTTAATGTGTGTCACTGGCAGGCAGAGAGAGCGCAAGATCATGCTAATTCCTAGAGCGACAGAGACTGTAAAGCATCGGAAGGTTTCTTGCAGTGAGGGAGAGTACAAGATCACGATAAAAAAAAATGAAGACTAGATCGAGAGACAAAAAGGATTGGCAGTCTGGCCGGGGGTGAGGCCGCACGGACCGAGCCGATTCCACCCATCAGCGAACGGGTGCCGTTGCCGCTCGGCATGCCAGCAGCGCGTGACTCCCGCCGAATCAGGAGTGCGTCCAGAAGGCCTGCGCCGACGTAGGGCGATGCCAAGCTGCACATTCGTGCACCGTAATGGAACACGGCCCCTACAATGCGTCCCAAGCCCAGTCGATCCCGCCACCTTAATGCCCCCGCTAGGGTTACAGACCATCGCTACTTGGCTCGGCGATCACGGATGATATCCGCCACTATTTGAACCACTTCATACAGACATAAGGAAGCGGTGTGGGACTAAAGATTACTCACCGATCTACTCTTCCAGCGGACTCGTGCGTGCCTCAACGCCAGCTCCGCCTTTGGCCGCGCGCAGCTTATCCTTCGGAATCGATGTCAACGCCAGACTCTTCTCGGAGACGGAGACGGACTGTCCCATTGTGGTCAAACCGGAGTGCTTTTTACACAGATCGGATCGGATGCAGCTCCATCCGGCACCGTTAGCATTGCGCGGGCATCCCCTACGTGTTTGACGATTTCATTGCTTAACTGGGTTCTGCTAAGCAGTCGATACACGGTCAGGTCAGGTTACTATCTTCNNNNNNNNNNNNNNNNNNNNNNNNNNNNNNNNNNNNNNNNNNNNNNNNNNNNNNNNNNNNNNNNNNNNNNNNNNNNNNNNNNNNNNNNNNNNNNNNNNNNctcaaaccctaactttgagcttagtctcccttgggtatcatccctccgtaatcaaggcaccttggttgttgacttagatcttgttgaaggagattctagtacttgttactctctctccttccccaagctcttcctctccaatcccaatctctctccggggaattctaccgcgtgtctcttccacggagattctattggcgtggtccatcgagccacggaggtaagcatcgggtgtatcgggttggtgtgcgtgcgtaagtctcggggttcctcgtgttcatcaccgtgcgtgagtctcggggttcctcgtgttcatgAGGAACAAAGAAAAGAGAGCTGAATAACAAACCAAACAGGAGTGACAAGTAACTTCTACTAAAGCATTTTGAACGCAAAAGGCCACTGTATGATCTTGGTTTCATTTCATAGGCATCTGGTTACTCCGGTAGTCACCATAGGCAGGTTAAATCAATTGATAATTAACTGCTACGGAAGCATAATTATTTTGGCAAAATCcgtcgatctattaataatcatgaaTAGTAGTACAAAGCATTTTGAGCACAAAAGGACACTTGAGAGGAATAATTGCGTTCCATATGCATCAGGCAGTTACCATACACAAGGCAAGTTGTGGAGTCTTTCTAGAGTCGATGGGTTATTTTGAGGACATATGATGATGTTGTATGCCCTCCTTCGAGAAATTCCCTGGACCCAGAATAAAACACTGCCCCATGAAAATATCTCAGCGTAATTGCCAACTGGAGCTTGCCAACAAATTATGTGGTGGGGGGGGGCAAACAATTTCTTCTAAGCCTTGTAAAAAAAAATCCTTCAGTAATTCTTAAAAAGTTGGGGGGGGGCTGACTCGTACGTAGCTCCGCCTCTGCATACCATCATGATTAAGTAAGTTAATATGATCACTGAATAAATCTTGGGATTCAATGGTGAAATAACTGATGTGTGTAAACAACGGAAACAATACGAAAAAGGGACACATTATGGTTTAAATTCTTTGCTTGATAGTTGATACCAGCTAGTAGGACCTGCTATTTTTTTACAAGAGATAATCTAGTGTCAACCAAGAAAGTAAGTACGTGTCTGATTTTCAGATGTTAAGGAGACAGAATCAATACGAGGAAACACTCACGGTTCGTGTCAGGTCATGATCAGAAGTATGGCCAACTAGTTCAAGTCTTAGCAAACGGACAGCAACTAGTGATGCCTTCAGAATTCATAGACTGATTTCACAGCGTAATTGAACATAATGACATGCTCGCAGCAACATCATCTGACGAggaacaaaaaaaatgaaaactgaaTGGCAAACCAAACATGAGTGACAAGAAACTGCTACTGAAGCATTTTGAACGCAAGAGGCCACTATATGAGCTTGGTTTCGTTTCATAGGCATCTGGTAGTTGCTACCACAGGCAGGTTATGTGGCCTCTGGAGCGAAGAGAAAATATTGTGATCGACCACATTGACTTAGACAGACAGCATCATACATTTTTTTTAAGTAAATCGATTCTACAACAAAGTAAGCTAAGTATGCGGAGCAGATAGCAGTCCTAGGCTCATAGGATGGAACAATCAAAGACTATCTTTATCCTTATGGATGCAAGTACCACATTCTCTCTGTCCTCATAGGCTCATAGGCTATCTTCCTCTCTGTGGATTTAACTGAAATGAGCTTGTCGATCAGGTACCACATTCTATGATGAGGCGGTGAGCATATATAGCTGCTGGCTACACTGTCCAATTTATCGGCAGCCCGCAGCCGCAGGTACCTGATAACAGCCTGATTACCGGAGAAGACAACGAATTCGACTTAGAACCTACTGCAGGATATAACTCTCGAGTGCCGGCATCAGAGATCAGTAAGAAGAACACAAGGAAACATCGGAGCACAACCTGATGCTTAATGTGTGTCACTGGTAGGCAGAGAGAGTTGCAAGATCATGCTAATTCCTAGAGCGACAAAAAAGGATTGGCAGTCTGGCCGGGGATGAGGCCGCACGGACCGAGCCGATTCCACCCATCAGCGAACAGGTGCCGTTGCTGCTCGGCATGCCAGCAGCGCGTGACTCCCGCCGAATCAGGAGTGCGTCCAGAAGGCCTGCGCCGACGTAGGGCGATGCCAAGCTGCACATTCGTGCACCGTAATGGAACACGGCCCATACAATGCGTCCCAAGCCCAGTCGATCCCACCACCTTAATGCCCCCGCTAGGGTTACAGACCATCGCTACTTGGCTCGGCGATCACGGATGATATCCGCCACTATTTGAACCACTTCATCTGAACATAAGGAAGCGGTGTGGGACTAAAGATTACTCACGGATATACTCTTCGATCGGAATCGTGCGTGCCTCAACGCCAGCTCCGCCTTTAGCCGCAGCTTATATCCTTCGGAGTCGATGTGAACGCCGGACTCTTCTCCTTCTCGGAGACGGAGACGGACTGTCCCATGGTGGTCCGTGCTCGAACGGGAGTAGTGCTTATTAAGGAAGGGGTGTGGGACTAAAGATTGAGTACTTATGGTGCACCGATCTGCTCTGAACCGCGCGCGAAGCCAAGTGTGGCCCGATCGGAGTCTCAACGCGATCTCCGCCCAGCCCCAGCACAACCACAGAGCCACGGCCGCCGACCTGATCAGCAAATCAAGCAGGTCGGCGGCGTCATCAAAGGTCCTGATTGGGCGCTTGTAGGAGATACATGAGGCCAGCATGTATTCCTCTGGTCTACGGCCTATACC includes these proteins:
- the LOC124673749 gene encoding auxin-responsive protein IAA24-like, with protein sequence MELDCATELRLGPPGSSSSSATSCSGDTKRPSAKRTLDDSRSEASGTGPAAVDDDQDTTTPAKAQVVGWPPVRAYRKNTFQAAAAAKKADQLFVKVSMDGAPYLRKVDLGLYKGYRELRDALDVLFTAKPFPASGAADQLAVAYEDKDGDLMLVGDVPWDMFISSCKKLRIMKGSEAR